From the Solanum pennellii chromosome 4, SPENNV200 genome, one window contains:
- the LOC107016272 gene encoding F-box/kelch-repeat protein At3g23880-like, which translates to MESPPPMKTTKRRAAATTSITGLTIDNSVLPIELIFEILIRLPVKTLLKMRSVSKSWSSLISTPEFVKAHVKFSANNREFAHHRLLSIRSGTHIHDDGRTSRWKNFRTYSLNAILYGESPCLPVELHNFGISYNVLGSCDGLFVISKTWYNNDIEDLFLWNPSIRKLSKLPYSGIDVFNRRFAYGFGYIESQNDYHIVEIVANKPSYFIADISVYSLRNNSWKTIHEFPSISLPENVKFIKGKFHWITGGGSGSNATWFNPGDEEFGNVALPNPSGDTSNWKLVSSSGNLCMTCDYRNKTDVWIMKEYGLAESWTIVGSIPKFVNKVVWPIFISHNDEILLQDVSGLVWWYVSRDDDSVDRPEDQTRCECDRGSELNLYVESLVSPNSP; encoded by the coding sequence ATGGAGTCGCCGCCGCCGATGAAAACCACGAAGCGCagagcagcagcaacaacatcAATTACTGGCTTAACCATTGATAATTCAGTTCTTCCTATagaattaatatttgaaatactCATAAGACTGCCTGTAAAAACCTTGCTGAAGATGAGATCTGTTTCAAAATCATGGAGTTCTCTCATCTCAACTCCCGAATTTGTCAAAGCACATGTAAAATTTTCAGCCAATAATCGAGAATTTGCTCACCACAGGCTTCTTAGTATCAGGTCAGGTACTCACATTCACGACGACGGACGTACTAGTAGATGGAAAAATTTCCGCACATATTCTCTTAATGCAATCCTGTATGGAGAATCTCCCTGTTTACCTGTTGAGCTTCATAATTTTGGTATTAGTTATAATGTTTTGGGTTCATGTGATGGATTGTTCGTTATTTCAAAAACCTGGTATAATAATGACATTGAGGATCTGTTTCTATGGAATCCGTCTATTAGGAAGTTGAGTAAACTTCCTTATTCAGGAATTGATGTGTTCAATCGTAGATTTGCTTATGGATTTGGTTATATTGAATCTCAAAATGATTACCATATTGTTGAAATTGTGGCAAATAAACCTAGTTATTTCATTGCTGATATTAGTGTTTATAGTTTACGAAATAATTCGTGGAAAACCATTCATGAGTTCCCAAGTATCTCTTTGCCTgaaaatgttaaatttattaaagGAAAGTTTCATTGGATCACTGGTGGTGGTAGTGGTAGTAACGCGACATGGTTCAACCCCGGAGATGAGGAGTTTGGCAATGTAGCATTGCCTAACCCAAGTGGTGACACTTCTAACTGGAAATTAGTGTCTTCATCTGGTAATCTATGTATGACTTGTGACTATAGAAACAAGACAGATGTGTGGATAATGAAGGAGTATGGACTTGCAGAGTCGTGGACtattgtgggttcgatccctaAATTTGTAAATAAGGTGGTTTGGCCGATATTCATCTCTCATAATGATGAAATTCTATTGCAAGACGTTTCAGGTTTAGTGTGGTGGTATGTTTCACGAGATGATGACAGTGTTGATCGTCCTGAGGATCAAACACGTTGTGAATGTGATCGTGGAAGCGAGCTTAATCTATACGTTGAAAGTCTTGTTTCGCCAAATTCTCCTTGA
- the LOC107016032 gene encoding uncharacterized protein LOC107016032, which yields MEKYCGLSHLFMTVFLSCFSTFMVIPPMTDITLSAICPGQDECSLAIYLTGVQQAIVGLGSLVMMPVLGNLSDTYGRKVMLTLPMTLSIFPLAILAYSRTKYYFYAYYVLRTLIAMICEGSVQCIAFAYVADNVPESRRASVFGVLSGIASSAFVCGNLSARFLSTASTFQVAAAMAVIALVYMKIFLPESITNGNICSKKSETSCLLEKAPKKGFQFFKTLPSFSDMLCLLKTSSTFLHAAIVSFFANVAQVGLEASLLFFLKAQFHFNKIQFADLLIISGIAGSISQLLLMPILAPAFGEEKLLSIGLFFSCLHMLLHSIAWSSWVPYASAMISILSIFAMPCLKSIASKQIGPNEQGKVQGCITGICSFASVVSPLIFSPLTALFLSQNAPFHYPGFGLACAAFASMLAFIQSLMIKPDNNVTNWSVNDSNLA from the exons aTGGAGAAATATTGTGGTTTGAGTCACTTATTCATGACAGTATTTTTGAGTTGCTTCTCCACATTCATGGTGATTCCACCTATGACTGATATTACATTATCAGCCATTTGTCCAGGCCAAGATGAATGCTCACTAGCTATTTACCTCACCGGAGTTCAACAAGCG ATAGTAGGTTTGGGATCATTGGTGATGATGCCAGTATTGGGGAACTTATCAGACACATATGGGAGAAAAGTAATGCTTACTCTTCCTATGACTCTTTCCATCTTCCCTTTAG CCATACTGGCATATAGCAGGACAAAATACTATTTCTATGCTTACTACGTGCTAAGAACACTCATTGCTATGATTTGTGAAGGAAGTGTTCAATGTATTGCTTTCGCCTATGTG GCTGATAATGTTCCAGAAAGTCGTCGTGCCTCTGTTTTTGGAGTCCTCTCTGGAATTGCTTCCTCTGCTTTTGTCTGTGGAAACCTCTCTGCTCGCTTCTTATCCACTGCTTCCACTTTCCAA GTTGCTGCAGCAATGGCAGTGATAGCTTTAGTATACATGAAAATCTTCCTCCCTGAATCGATAACGAATGGTAACATTTGCTCGAAAAAATCAGAGACTAGTTGTTTATTGGAAAAAGCTCCAAAGAAAGGATTCCAATTTTTCAAGACATTGCCTTCATTCAGTGATATGCTCTGTTTGTTAAAGACCAG CTCGACATTTTTACATGCAGCTATTGTTTCATTCTTTGCCAATGTTGCACAAGTTGGCCTTGAAGCTTCTTTACTT TTTTTCTTGAAGGCACAATTTCACTTTAACAAAATTCAATTTGCTGATTTGTTGATAATTTCTGGGATAGCAGGATCCATATCACAG CTACTTCTCATGCCCATATTAGCTCCTGCTTTTGGAGAAGAGAAGTTGCTTTCTATTGGCCTCTTCTTCAGTTGTCTTCAT ATGTTGCTTCACAGCATTGCTTGGTCCTCTTGG GTCCCTTATGCAAGTGCTATGATCTCAATTTTGTCTATTTTTGCAATGCCATGT TTAAAGAGCATTGCGTCAAAACAAATTGGGCCAAATGAGCAG GGAAAAGTCCAGGGATGCATCACAGGCATATGTTCATTTGCAAGTGTAGTTTCACCACTAATTTTTAGTCCTTTAACAG CTTTATTTCTATCGCAAAACGCCCCGTTCCATTACCCGGGATTCGGTTTAGCTTGTGCTGCATTTGCATCA ATGCTAGCCTTCATTCAGAGTCTTATGATAAAGCCTGATAATAATGTAACCAATTGGAGTGTAAATGATTCAAACTTAGCATAG
- the LOC107017607 gene encoding phospholipase D delta-like produces MADENCENVVYLHGDFDLKIIEARRLPNMDLVTERLSRCFTALDICRKPFTRRRRKGHHRKIITSDPYVTVCLTGATVARTRVISNCQDPVWNEHFKIPLAHPVSVVEFLVKDNDVFGADYIGVATVLAEKIKSGELIDDWFPIIGPYGKPPKPDCAIRLQMRFIHCDGNPAYNGGISEDFGLKASYFPVRHGGSVTLYQDAHVPDGMLPEIKLDDDKIFEHSKCWEDICHAILEAHHLVYVVGWSIFHKVKLVREPSKPLPSGGDLTLGELLKYKSEEGVRVLLLVWDDKTSHSKFFIQTDGVMQTHDEETRKFFKHSSVNCVLAPRYASSKLSIFKQQVVGTLYTHHQKCVIVDTQASGNNRKVSAFIGGLDLCDGRYDTPEHRLFRDLDTVFKDDFHNPTFSTGTKAPRQPWHDLHCKIEGPAAYDVLTNFEQRWRKATKWSEFGRRLKKISHWHDDALIKIERISWITSPSSSVPNDDQSLWVSKEEDPENWNVQVFRSIDSGSLKGFPKDVLLAESQNLVCAKNLVIDRSIQMAYIQAIRQAQHFIYIENQYFLGSSYAWPSYKEAGADNLIPMELALKIASKIRAKERFAVYIVIPMWPEGVPTSASVQEILYWQRQTMKMMYGIIAQELKSSQLQDVHLSDYLNFYCLGNREELHGESKSNYASNGDLISASQKFGRFMIYVHAKGMIVDDEYVILGSANINQRSMAGSRDTEIAMGAYQPHHTWAMKKRHPHGQVYGYRMSLWAEHMGKLDDIFTKPESLNCVKHVNEVAEDNWKRFTAHEFKPLQGHLLKYPVQVGTDGQVSSLPGHEYFPDVGGKILGARTNLPDALTT; encoded by the exons atggCGGATGAGAATTGTGAAAATGTGGTATATCTTCATGGAGACTTTGATTTGAAGATTATAGAAGCTCGAAGGTTACCTAACATGGATTTAGTAACTGAACGTCTCAGTCGATGCTTTACAGCTTTAGATATCTGCCGGAAACCGTTTACTCGCCGGAGAAGGAAAGGTCATCACCGGAAAATCATCACCAGTGATCCGTATGTGACGGTTTGCTTAACCGGCGCTACTGTGGCGCGTACGCGCGTGATATCGAATTGTCAGGATCCTGTTTGGAACGAGCATTTTAAAATCCCGCTTGCTCATCCGGTTTCGGTAGTAGAGTTTCTGGTTAAGGATAATGATGTATTTGGTGCGGATTATATCGGAGTTGCTACCGTGCTGGCTGAGAAGATCAAGTCAGGTGAGCTAATTGATGATTGGTTTCCTATAATTGGACCTTATGGAAAACCTCCGAAGCCTGATTGTGCAATTCGGCTGCAAATGAGATTCATACATTGTGATGGTAATCCTGCTTATAACGGCGGTATATCAGAAGATTTTGGCCTGAAAGCGAGTTATTTCCCGGTGAGGCACGGAGGATCTGTTACTCTGTATCAGGACGCTCACGTGCCTGACGGGATGTTGCCGGAGATTAAATTGGATGATGATAAGATATTTGAGCATAGCAAGTGTTGGGAAGATATATGTCATGCGATATTGGAGGCACATCATTTGGTGTACGTGGTAGGGTGGTCAATTTTTCACAAGGTGAAGCTGGTTAGGGAGCCAAGTAAGCCGTTGCCGAGCGGCGGAGATTTGACACTTGGAGAGTTGCTTAAGTACAAATCGGAGGAAGGTGTGAGGGTATTGCTGTTGGTTTGGGATGATAAAACTTCTCACAGCAAGTTCTTTATTCAAACG GATGGAGTGATGCAAACTCATGATGAAGAAACTCGGAAATTTTTTAAGCACTCATCCGTCAACTGTGTGCTGGCACCTCGTTATGCGAGCAGTAAGCTAAGCATTTTCAAGCAACAG GTGGTGGGAACCCTTTATACGCACCATCAGAAGTGTGTGATTGTGGACACACAAGCCAGTGGCAATAACCGAAAGGTTTCAGCTTTCATTGGCGGTCTAGACCTCTGTGACGGCCGTTATGATACACCTGAGCATAGATTATTCCGTGATCTTGACACAGTCTTCAAGGATGATTTTCATAATCCAACATTTAGT ACAGGAACCAAGGCACCTAGACAGCCATGGCATGACTTGCATTGCAAGATTGAAGGACCTGCCGCATATGATGTACTCACAAACTTTGAGCAGCGATGGAGAAAAGCCACAAAATGGTCAGAGTTTGGAAGACGTTTGAAAAAGATATCTCATTGGCACGACGATGCTTTGATCAAAATAGAAAGAATTTCTTGGATTACAAGCCCTTCCTCTTCTGTTCCAAATGATGACCAATCTTTGTGGGTTTCCAAGGAAGAAGATCCTGAAAACTGGAATGTTCAG GTCTTTCGATCTATTGATTCAGGGTCTTTGAAAGGATTCCCAAAAGATGTTCTTTTGGCAGAATCACAG AACCTTGTCTGTGCAAAAAATTTGGTGATTGATAGAAGTATCCAGATGGCATATATTCAAGCAATTAGACAGGCACAACATTTTATCTATATTGAAAATCAATATTTCCTTGGGTCATCATATGCTTGGCCTTCATACAAAGAAGCAG GTGCTGATAATTTAATTCCCATGGAGCTTGCTTTAAAAATAGCCAGCAAAATTCGGGCAAAAGAGCGGTTTGCTGTTTATATTGTCATTCCAATGTGGCCCGAGGGAGTCCCCACTTCTGCCTCAGTGCAAGAAATTCTGTATTGGCAG AGGCAAACTATGAAAATGATGTATGGAATCATTGCTCAAGAGCTAAAATCTTCTCAACTTCAAGATGTACATCTTTCTGACTATCTAAACTTCTATTGTCTGGGTAATCGAGAAGAATTACATGGAGAATCAAAGTCTAACTATGCTTCAAATGGCGATTTG ATTTCAGCTTCACAGAAATTTGGACGGTTTATGATATATGTACATGCCAAGGGGATGATAGTGGACGATGAGTATGTCATTTTAGGATCTGCCAATATTAACCAAAGATCTATGGCTGGTTCAAGAGACACAGAGATAGCTATGGGTGCGTATCAACCTCATCACACTTGGGCTATGAAGAAAAGACATCCACATGGCCAG GTATATGGTTATAGAATGTCTCTATGGGCAGAGCACATGGGCAAGTTAGACGATATCTTCACAAAGCCAGAAAGTTTGAACTGCGTGAAGCATGTAAATGAGGTTGCTGAAGATAACTGGAAAAGATTTACAGCTCATGAATTCAAACCTTTACAAGGTCATCTTCTCAAGTATCCCGTCCAAGTAGGTACTGATGGGCAAGTAAGTTCCTTGCCTGGTCATGAATATTTTCCTGATGTTGGTGGTAAAATACTAGGAGCTCGAACCAATCTTCCTGATGCTTTAACCACATAA
- the LOC107017609 gene encoding plastocyanin, chloroplastic, producing MATVTSAAVAIPSFTGLKAGASSSSRVSTGASAKVAAAPVARLTVKASLKDVGAVVAATAVSAMLASNAMALEVLLGGDDGSLAFIPGNFSVSAGEKITFKNNAGFPHNVVFDEDEIPAGVDASKISMSEEDLLNAAGETYSVTLSEKGTYTFYCAPHQGAGMVGKVTVN from the coding sequence ATGGCCACTGTTACCTCTGCTGCTGTTGCTATTCCATCTTTCACTGGCCTTAAGGCTGGTGCTTCATCATCTTCCAGAGTTAGCACCGGTGCATCCGCTAAGGTGGCAGCTGCCCCAGTTGCCAGATTGACCGTGAAGGCGTCTTTGAAAGATGTCGGTGCTGTGGTTGCTGCCACCGCTGTTAGCGCGATGCTTGCTAGCAATGCCATGGCACTAGAAGTGTTGCTTGGTGGTGATGATGGGAGTCTAGCTTTTATTCCTGGAAACTTCAGCGTTAGTGCTGGTGAGAAAATTACATTCAAGAACAATGCAGGGTTCCCACACAACGTCGTATTTGATGAAGATGAAATCCCAGCTGGTGTGGATGCTAGTAAGATTTCCATGTCTGAAGAGGATCTTCTGAATGCAGCAGGAGAGACATACAGTGTCACTTTGAGTGAGAAAGGAACTTACACTTTCTACTGTGCACCTCACCAGGGAGCTGGAATGGTTGGCAAAGTTACTgtgaactaa
- the LOC107017608 gene encoding uncharacterized protein LOC107017608, translating to METLTSSATTTPSLSVFAPKSKHLSSRKFVKFSVSRKNNGNEPDLQSDANDNTSIVPIFNNPTLSKDAAMGLVLSAANVRGWTTGSGMEGPPVPAGSDSESNTDQISTFPWSLFTKSPRRRMRVAFTCNVCGQRTTRAINPHAYTDGTVFVQCCGCNVFHKLVDNLNLFHEMKCYVSPDFNPNPDNDIGFKYFDMDDDNDDVFPLF from the exons ATGGAAACTTTGACGTCTTCTGCCACAACTACTCCTTCTCTATCCGTTTTTGCTCCTAAATCCAAACATCTCTCTTCTCGTAAATTTGTCAAGTTTTCAGTTTCACGCAAAA aTAATGGAAATGAACCCGATCTTCAATCGGATGCGAATGACAACACCAGTATCGTTCCCATCTTCAACAATCCTACTCTCTCCAAG GATGCAGCTATGGGTTTGGTCCTTAGTGCAGCTAATGTGAGAGGCTGGACTACTGGCTCGGGTATGGAGGGGCCACCTGTGCCTGCTGGTTCTGATTCTGAATCCAATACTGACCAGATTTCCACCTTCCCTTGGTCTCTCTTTACTAAATCTCCGCGAAGGCGTATGCGTGTGGCCTTTACTTGCAACGTCTGTGGCCAACGAACTACTCGTGCCATCAATCCTCATGCCTATACTGATGGCACTGTTTTTGTCCAG TGTTGTGGATGCAATGTATTTCACAAGCTTGTGGACAATTTGAACCTGTTCCATGAGATGAAATGCTACGTGAGTCCTGACTTCAATCCAAATCCAGACAATGATATTGGCTTCAAGTATTTTGATATGGATGATGACAACGATGACGTCTTTCCGCTTTTTTAA
- the LOC107018207 gene encoding ornithine decarboxylase has translation MAGQTVIVSGLNPAAILQSTIGGAPVAAAAENGHTRKVVPLSKDALQDFMVSIITQKLQDDKQPFYVLDLGEVVSLMEQWNSALPNIRPFYAVKCNPEPSFLSMLSAMGSNFDCASRAEIEYVLSHGISPDRIVFANPCKPESDIIFAEKIGVNLTTYDSEDEVYKIRKHHPKCELLLRIKPMTDGNARCPMGPKYGALPEEIEPLLRTAQAARLTVSGVSFHIGSGDADSNAYLGAIAAAKQVFETAAQLGMPKMTVLDIGGGFTSGHQFTAAAPAVKSALETHFHDFPELTIIAEPGRFFAETAFTLATTIIGKRVRGELKEYWINDGLYGSMNCVLYDHATVTATPLACMSNRNNLSCGGSKTFPSTVFGPTCDALDTVLRDYQLPELQVNDWLIFPNMGAYTKAAGSNFNGFNTSAIVTHLAYAYPN, from the coding sequence ATGGCCGGCCAAACAGTCATTGTTTCCGGTTTGAATCCGGCGGCCATTCTTCAGTCCACAATTGGCGGAGCTCCGGTGGCAGCGGCGGCGGAGAACGGCCATACGAGAAAAGTTGTTCCTCTGTCAAAAGATGCCCTTCAGGATTTCATGGTTTCAATCATAACACAGAAATTACAGGACGATAAACAACCCTTTTATGTTCTAGATTTGGGTGAAGTTGTTTCCCTTATGGAACAATGGAACTCTGCTTTACCAAATATTCGTCCGTTTTATGCTGTTAAATGTAACCCTGAACCTTCATTTCTCTCCATGTTGTCTGCTATGGGTTCAAATTTTGATTGTGCTAGCCGTGCTGAAATTGAGTATGTTTTGTCTCATGGTATCTCGCCGGACCGGATTGTTTTCGCTAACCCTTGTAAGCCGGAATCGGATATTATTTTCGCCGAGAAAATTGGGGTTAATCTCACAACTTACGATTCCGAGGATGAAGTTTACAAGATCCGTAAACATCACCCGAAATGCGAGCTTTTGCTTCGAATCAAACCCATGACCGACGGGAACGCGAGATGCCCTATGGGTCCAAAATACGGCGCATTACCGGAAGAAATCGAGCCGCTCCTCCGTACAGCTCAAGCCGCTAGACTCACCGTCTCCGGCGTGTCCTTCCATATCGGCAGCGGAGACGCCGATTCCAACGCTTATCTAGGAGCCATAGCCGCAGCGAAACAGGTTTTCGAAACAGCAGCTCAACTCGGAATGCCAAAAATGACGGTACTCGACATCGGCGGCGGATTTACCTCCGGCCACCAATTCACCGCCGCTGCTCCCGCCGTTAAATCAGCTCTGGAAACCCACTTCCACGACTTCCCTGAGCTAACCATCATCGCTGAACCAGGTCGTTTCTTCGCCGAAACAGCGTTCACTTTAGCAACAACCATCATCGGCAAAAGAGTCAGAGGTGAATTAAAAGAATACTGGATCAACGATGGGTTATACGGATCGATGAACTGTGTACTTTACGACCATGCGACGGTGACGGCGACGCCATTAGCGTGCATGTCGAATCGTAATAACCTCAGCTGCGGCGGGTCGAAAACGTTTCCGTCGACTGTATTCGGGCCCACCTGTGATGCACTTGATACCGTGTTAAGGGATTACCAGTTACCGGAGCTACAGGTTAATGACTGGCTGATTTTTCCTAATATGGGTGCTTATACAAAAGCTGCTGGATCAAATTTCAATGGATTTAACACATCCGCCATTGTTACTCACCTTGCTTATGCTTATCCAAACTAA